Proteins encoded together in one Rossellomorea sp. y25 window:
- a CDS encoding arginase family protein, with protein MSMLKHFVLNPTIAVERKDEVLNIILPFEKKKIQTNLHFSKVIEMVKEPSSLEELEEKGLTGKVLELLLGESIIIPQEVHSLYRNGLVTQPKDTIGEKLDLNQLKNKGFNHRFCFLGIPVSYEHKGNMSPVNGTALIRSNIKLFDPIPSDEEYLLDMNYSRSFKAKSVTPYDAGDVSYDSRIETIEDVNKKVSYIVDKMSDHQLKPIVLGGDHTVTYPVVSTLMDKYENLTIIHFDAHTDRYESQLRNTNGLTIGNVFSELMKEKNFYKLIQVGIRQFERKSTNEMGLSNSLYVYSSNDIHSMENATSIFSTLDRNTPIYISFDVDVLDPVHAPEVAWPVIGGISYHQASSLMEYLSTHFNVVGADFVEVCAGDKKPNLAALSAANLATQLILNQHNKTYRGEENETGYQTK; from the coding sequence ATGAGTATGCTTAAACATTTTGTCCTCAACCCTACTATTGCAGTTGAACGAAAAGATGAAGTTCTGAACATAATCCTTCCCTTTGAGAAAAAGAAAATCCAAACGAATCTTCATTTCAGCAAAGTGATCGAGATGGTGAAAGAGCCCAGTAGCCTTGAAGAATTAGAAGAAAAGGGATTGACTGGAAAAGTACTGGAGTTATTGCTGGGTGAGTCTATCATAATCCCTCAGGAAGTGCATTCTCTCTACAGGAATGGACTTGTTACACAACCTAAGGATACCATCGGTGAGAAGTTGGATCTCAACCAATTGAAAAACAAGGGATTCAATCATCGATTTTGTTTCTTAGGCATTCCTGTATCCTACGAACATAAAGGGAATATGAGTCCCGTTAATGGAACAGCATTAATAAGATCCAATATCAAACTCTTTGATCCCATTCCCTCTGATGAAGAGTATTTACTCGATATGAATTACTCAAGAAGCTTCAAAGCGAAAAGCGTTACGCCTTATGACGCAGGAGATGTAAGCTATGATTCGCGGATTGAGACCATAGAAGATGTGAACAAAAAAGTAAGCTATATCGTTGATAAAATGTCTGATCACCAGCTGAAGCCGATTGTTCTGGGAGGGGATCACACGGTGACTTACCCAGTCGTCTCAACCCTTATGGATAAGTATGAAAACCTAACGATCATCCATTTTGATGCACATACTGACCGTTATGAAAGCCAATTAAGAAATACAAATGGTCTTACGATTGGAAATGTGTTCAGTGAATTAATGAAAGAGAAGAACTTTTATAAGTTAATCCAAGTGGGCATCCGCCAGTTTGAAAGAAAGTCTACGAATGAAATGGGATTATCGAACAGTTTGTATGTGTATTCATCGAATGATATTCATTCTATGGAAAATGCGACCTCGATCTTTTCAACCCTGGATAGAAATACTCCAATTTATATTTCATTCGATGTAGACGTGCTTGATCCTGTTCATGCACCAGAAGTGGCATGGCCGGTTATCGGGGGAATCTCCTATCATCAGGCGTCTTCCCTCATGGAGTACTTGAGTACCCATTTCAATGTGGTAGGCGCAGATTTCGTAGAAGTGTGTGCCGGAGATAAGAAGCCTAATTTAGCTGCATTATCAGCAGCCAACTTGGCTACCCAACTGATATTAAATCAACATAATAAAACATATAGAGGTGAAGAAAATGAAACTGGTTACCAAACCAAATAA
- a CDS encoding cupin-like domain-containing protein, producing the protein MTITVNELTKEEEISLDALNQPFIIRRHLSVPACYDLLSNTIESPKHSASLIAASQKGKRETREFTIEEYLKYMKRTCDREPWYASNLRNEEMLDEIMEKIELPPTFSNWLDSLPKGVKPPWLWLFLGPQSSATALHIDVMMSSAWNLLLSGTKKWRFLSPSESIAKNILDDGYTSEFPSSRFEVEVLQFPGDLVFTPSGWAHEVVNLEPTVSVTGNFLNESNVHLAEIYLEKRKKEAWLKVLNKLKEMKGTSSLSTAGGIQ; encoded by the coding sequence ATGACTATCACCGTTAACGAATTGACCAAAGAGGAAGAAATCTCATTAGATGCATTGAACCAGCCATTTATAATAAGAAGGCATTTATCAGTGCCGGCATGTTACGATCTTTTATCGAATACTATTGAGTCTCCGAAACATAGTGCTTCCTTAATTGCAGCAAGCCAAAAAGGGAAGCGGGAGACCCGGGAATTTACCATAGAAGAATATTTGAAGTATATGAAAAGAACGTGTGATAGGGAACCATGGTATGCGTCCAATCTGCGTAACGAGGAAATGTTAGACGAGATCATGGAGAAAATCGAGCTCCCTCCAACTTTTTCTAATTGGTTAGACTCTTTACCCAAAGGAGTGAAGCCACCCTGGCTCTGGTTATTTCTAGGTCCCCAATCATCCGCTACTGCCCTTCACATTGATGTAATGATGAGCAGTGCATGGAATTTACTGTTAAGTGGAACGAAAAAGTGGAGGTTCCTATCTCCTTCAGAATCTATTGCCAAGAATATATTAGATGATGGATATACATCCGAGTTTCCTTCTTCCCGATTCGAAGTGGAAGTTCTTCAGTTTCCGGGAGATTTGGTTTTCACACCGAGTGGTTGGGCACATGAAGTAGTTAACCTCGAACCAACGGTTTCCGTCACGGGGAATTTTCTCAACGAAAGTAACGTACATCTTGCAGAGATCTATCTTGAGAAAAGGAAGAAGGAAGCCTGGCTCAAAGTACTCAACAAGCTAAAGGAAATGAAAGGTACATCCAGTCTATCAACCGCAGGAGGAATTCAATGA
- a CDS encoding cupin domain-containing protein, translating to MSITALYNLEEETGHFTRPVVWKSFLEKMDWDEIYTDFVGEVQNSERIPQMNINVKDAVKPWLRNKLKDSPVGNYDSLEQWFSHWLGDDEFCVLFDRITDYSEKVHEILTSKVLANLGEKDLVMGADSYAIFGNYGYTPFGIHPDNEPIFLIHCGPSNKEIWYWESEPDPSITGRTDLLESGSEWEKSAVHVVLEPGDMIFIPSKMYHLLYTPDFSVTLGTALFPSSASSLVRSGIANLKHQPAESLTLSWSKENSIEEQFHSIIEKELNINYKDLGELLFQGVLDQRNKIKSNGGFIGNPTGIKQPASVDFTKSCFKVRKNTEIPIKKVGSELILYLRGRKCTLNYDPVIEKAVNFIHKTRKFSLKDIVDEVGEETVALQLIKLLYLNKSIEIACTCKVHGGMK from the coding sequence ATGAGTATAACCGCATTATATAATCTGGAGGAAGAAACCGGTCACTTTACACGCCCAGTCGTTTGGAAATCATTTCTGGAAAAGATGGATTGGGATGAAATTTACACTGATTTTGTGGGGGAAGTGCAAAATAGTGAGAGAATTCCCCAAATGAATATTAATGTTAAGGATGCAGTCAAGCCATGGTTAAGAAATAAATTGAAAGACTCTCCAGTAGGGAATTATGATTCATTGGAACAATGGTTTTCTCATTGGCTTGGAGATGACGAATTCTGCGTATTATTTGACCGGATAACGGATTATAGTGAAAAAGTACATGAGATCCTTACTTCTAAGGTGCTGGCTAATTTGGGTGAAAAGGACCTGGTAATGGGTGCGGATTCTTATGCGATATTTGGTAACTATGGATATACTCCATTTGGTATTCACCCGGATAACGAACCTATCTTCCTGATTCATTGTGGACCATCGAATAAAGAGATTTGGTACTGGGAATCAGAACCAGATCCAAGTATCACTGGGAGAACAGATCTGTTGGAGTCTGGATCAGAGTGGGAAAAATCTGCTGTACATGTTGTACTCGAACCCGGTGATATGATTTTCATTCCAAGCAAAATGTATCATTTGCTTTATACCCCGGATTTTTCAGTTACACTGGGGACGGCTTTGTTTCCAAGCAGCGCTTCCTCGTTAGTTCGTTCAGGGATAGCTAATTTGAAGCATCAGCCAGCCGAATCTTTAACCTTATCCTGGTCAAAAGAAAATTCTATTGAGGAACAATTTCATTCCATAATAGAAAAAGAATTGAATATAAACTATAAAGATCTTGGGGAATTACTCTTCCAAGGAGTACTCGACCAGCGAAATAAAATCAAAAGCAATGGTGGCTTTATAGGAAATCCAACTGGTATAAAACAGCCGGCTTCGGTTGATTTTACAAAGTCCTGTTTTAAAGTACGGAAGAATACTGAAATACCAATAAAAAAAGTGGGTAGTGAACTAATCCTTTATCTACGAGGCAGGAAATGTACATTGAATTATGATCCAGTAATTGAAAAAGCAGTGAACTTTATTCACAAAACTCGAAAGTTCTCTTTAAAGGACATAGTAGATGAAGTAGGAGAAGAAACTGTAGCGTTACAATTGATTAAGTTACTCTATTTGAACAAAAGTATCGAAATTGCTTGTACGTGTAAAGTACACGGAGGTATGAAATGA
- a CDS encoding helix-turn-helix transcriptional regulator — MFLAERIRQLRIHKGMNQSELVEGICSITYLSRIENGKIKPSKAFLHKISEKLDVAIEYLTDNDITNFEATIQETIDHYKVTNHMSEREISFLEIHSMEMHPVPVLLQIHGVLLHYYVRINSMKNTDRIYTNSLKLLPDRVHEYYPEDSMFYYIACGNYFYQKQNFHKADDYYSEADRLMEDDESIQRAHLYYNLGLVKQRLNKKQDISRHYTLKAYKLYKRFENTTNIISVLITLGVQYHLDQMFEEAKDCLSKAKSLVDEYHDNTFEGMIEYNYGRVYQGMKEFDQAIVHFKKSLTIHKGNDKERIYSLRGLVEVYSELKEWNLANTYLNEAIEIVETLDLRYLYVDIHALVAELYKVRRDDYNYEKEMQQLIHFSLDHQQFLLAKKHAVTLGDHYYNVNAYKMAAKYYQIALKNDNKVKEAPKIYQ; from the coding sequence TTGTTTCTAGCAGAAAGAATAAGGCAATTGCGAATTCATAAAGGAATGAATCAGTCTGAATTAGTGGAAGGTATTTGTTCCATTACGTACCTTAGCAGAATAGAGAATGGAAAAATAAAACCTTCCAAGGCATTTTTACATAAAATCTCTGAAAAACTGGATGTAGCCATTGAATATTTAACAGATAACGATATTACCAATTTTGAGGCGACCATCCAAGAAACGATTGACCATTATAAAGTAACGAACCATATGTCGGAAAGGGAAATCTCCTTTTTAGAGATTCATTCTATGGAGATGCATCCTGTACCTGTTCTGTTGCAGATCCATGGAGTCTTATTGCATTATTATGTTCGGATAAATTCAATGAAAAATACGGATCGTATCTATACCAATTCTCTGAAATTATTACCTGATCGCGTACACGAATACTATCCTGAAGATTCTATGTTTTACTATATCGCCTGCGGAAACTATTTCTATCAAAAGCAAAACTTCCATAAAGCTGATGACTATTATTCAGAAGCGGACAGATTGATGGAAGATGATGAGAGCATTCAAAGGGCTCATTTGTATTATAATTTGGGCTTGGTCAAGCAGAGGTTGAACAAAAAACAAGACATCAGTCGTCACTATACATTGAAGGCTTATAAATTATACAAACGATTTGAAAACACCACTAATATCATCTCTGTGCTCATCACTTTAGGCGTTCAATATCATTTAGACCAAATGTTTGAAGAGGCGAAAGACTGTCTTTCAAAAGCTAAATCATTGGTGGATGAATATCATGATAATACATTTGAAGGAATGATAGAATACAACTATGGAAGAGTTTATCAAGGGATGAAAGAGTTTGACCAGGCTATTGTACATTTCAAGAAGAGTCTTACTATACATAAAGGGAATGATAAAGAAAGAATTTATTCTTTAAGAGGTTTAGTAGAAGTATATTCTGAGTTAAAAGAATGGAATCTGGCCAATACCTACTTAAATGAAGCCATAGAAATTGTTGAAACGTTGGATCTGCGCTATTTATATGTAGATATACATGCATTAGTAGCTGAATTATACAAAGTGCGCAGGGATGATTATAACTATGAGAAAGAAATGCAGCAACTCATTCACTTCTCTCTGGATCATCAGCAATTCTTGTTGGCAAAAAAGCATGCAGTCACGCTAGGCGACCATTATTATAATGTGAATGCATATAAAATGGCGGCAAAGTACTATCAGATTGCATTAAAAAATGACAATAAGGTAAAAGAGGCTCCCAAAATCTATCAATAA
- a CDS encoding S8 family serine peptidase, producing the protein MKKKVVPSLLACVMAAGTFGASASAEFQFSKQEKVPHSVLAEKSNPFAELLKENNDPLYGVDQSSFDPNENVRIVVEVEVNKHAKSSTHAQVEKVKNVISGKKDSKSKVRHTFSKGFSGFSVDTTLGEVQKIAKLDGVKDVRISKQYEHTVVDSKELVEAMDTWTKYNTRGEGMVVAVVDSGVDHRHEAMQLSEEGKKAAKLTEQNLQDEFQQTEVDEAWYTDKVPTGYDWADNDTNVIPTSNSHGTHVAGIVGAYEETKKKAEGVAPDVQLLAEKVFSDKGGGAYDDDIAAGIYHAVEMGADVINLSLGSDAGNVDSNDPVQRSIQYATEQGVLVVAAAGNAAYSTKNNLLERSQLPFAKNPDIGLVGDPGVTPYALQVASSENDMMTVDGLRLSDGTLFGYQIQPGIKKLIGTLDPSKEYELVYVGEGNSAAVKDLDLKGKIAVAQPSQYYSPATYMQTAAAGKGAVAVMVVPPPQVTSYANLYFSPYFIPAVTTDQVNGNELAERLKSGEEVTVQLTDEVLKVQNTATEPMSTFSSFGSPTDLSFKPEITAPGGKIFSTVINNEYETMSGTSMASPQVAGGAALLLQHYYQELGLPKEMETVLKAKNALMNTSETLTNPTNDHSVYSPRRQGSGIMKIDRAMETPYLLERSGVPLEQAASVALKEVGRSFDFTLNVEPLKKNLVKPQHQYEIMIDLITDETTKQTHDGVEREYLTLHTVPVTGADIKINGKTYDPAEPYQYKPHRDEEVKISVELPEELSEGRFIEGFVRFVPKGSSVNELTTLSVPLMGYYGDWDSMANVDESPVTGDAFLGYTVLFNEIDSLPIGYDPATGTFNKEKIGVSSRSVSEGAYPSFTALRNLKEMSLSIQDEKGNTIKEISNFSEFTEDGSPYKFRKNIMSYRNYSYKMEGLFWNSTDDDGKTIKDGQYYYVYTSTLNYEGAEPQETKIPIKVDSEAPKVEDIKVEEMPDGNYHISWDITDTGTGPLGSLLWVNGKSQRIQNGGSEYISKVKPELVTISAIDNARNVGVAYQGDETYLNAEPLINYLGINNASSVSETKPLRLTLFGYKRLDWHLEITDAQGNTLEEADIHDEHSIYNLPWAPDSDYPDGDYYVKVTVKDESGLTLSSVPRKFTVKR; encoded by the coding sequence ATGAAGAAAAAGGTCGTACCATCTTTATTGGCATGTGTGATGGCTGCAGGGACGTTCGGGGCATCAGCAAGTGCGGAGTTTCAGTTTTCCAAACAAGAGAAGGTTCCACATTCCGTTTTGGCGGAGAAATCGAATCCATTTGCGGAACTACTCAAAGAGAACAATGATCCATTGTACGGTGTGGATCAGTCTTCCTTCGATCCGAATGAGAATGTAAGGATTGTCGTTGAGGTTGAGGTGAACAAGCATGCGAAGTCGTCGACGCACGCTCAAGTTGAAAAGGTGAAGAATGTCATTTCGGGTAAAAAGGACTCAAAGTCTAAAGTGAGACACACATTTTCAAAAGGTTTCAGTGGCTTCAGCGTGGATACAACACTTGGTGAGGTTCAAAAAATCGCTAAGCTGGATGGCGTAAAGGATGTTCGCATTTCCAAACAATATGAGCATACCGTTGTAGACAGCAAAGAGCTCGTTGAGGCCATGGATACATGGACGAAGTATAACACGCGCGGGGAAGGTATGGTCGTAGCGGTCGTTGATTCAGGTGTGGACCACCGTCACGAAGCGATGCAGCTTTCGGAAGAAGGAAAGAAAGCGGCGAAGTTAACGGAACAAAACCTTCAAGATGAGTTTCAACAAACCGAAGTGGACGAAGCCTGGTATACAGATAAAGTTCCTACAGGGTACGACTGGGCAGATAACGATACCAACGTCATTCCAACCTCAAATTCTCACGGAACGCACGTAGCGGGGATCGTTGGAGCCTATGAAGAAACGAAGAAAAAAGCAGAAGGGGTTGCTCCCGATGTACAGCTTCTAGCGGAAAAAGTATTCTCCGATAAGGGTGGCGGCGCTTATGACGATGATATCGCAGCAGGGATCTATCACGCCGTTGAAATGGGCGCAGACGTCATCAACCTTAGCCTCGGCTCAGATGCTGGAAACGTAGATTCAAATGATCCCGTCCAGCGCTCGATTCAATATGCCACAGAACAAGGCGTCCTGGTCGTTGCGGCGGCAGGGAATGCGGCTTACAGCACCAAGAACAATTTGCTGGAAAGGTCTCAATTGCCTTTTGCGAAAAACCCTGACATCGGGCTCGTGGGAGACCCTGGTGTGACACCGTATGCCCTACAGGTCGCTTCTTCAGAGAACGACATGATGACAGTGGACGGGCTGCGTTTGTCAGATGGAACTCTATTCGGCTATCAAATTCAGCCGGGGATCAAGAAATTGATCGGGACGCTGGATCCATCCAAGGAATACGAACTGGTTTATGTAGGTGAGGGGAATTCGGCAGCGGTCAAGGACCTTGACTTGAAAGGGAAGATCGCGGTCGCACAGCCATCGCAATACTATTCCCCCGCAACCTATATGCAGACCGCAGCTGCAGGGAAAGGTGCTGTGGCAGTGATGGTGGTTCCACCTCCCCAAGTGACATCGTATGCAAACCTATACTTCAGCCCGTACTTCATTCCGGCGGTCACAACCGATCAAGTGAATGGAAATGAACTCGCAGAGCGATTGAAGTCCGGTGAAGAAGTGACGGTGCAACTGACTGACGAAGTGCTGAAGGTTCAAAATACGGCAACCGAGCCGATGTCCACGTTCTCATCCTTTGGATCTCCAACGGACTTAAGCTTCAAACCTGAGATCACGGCACCAGGCGGGAAGATTTTTTCGACAGTGATCAATAACGAATATGAAACCATGAGCGGAACGTCCATGGCAAGCCCGCAGGTGGCAGGCGGAGCCGCGCTTCTTTTACAGCACTATTATCAGGAGCTGGGTCTTCCGAAAGAGATGGAAACGGTATTAAAAGCGAAAAACGCATTGATGAATACGTCTGAAACCCTGACGAATCCAACCAATGATCACTCGGTTTATTCACCAAGAAGACAAGGTTCCGGGATCATGAAGATCGACCGTGCGATGGAGACGCCATATCTCCTTGAACGTTCGGGTGTTCCATTAGAGCAGGCCGCTTCTGTTGCTCTGAAAGAAGTGGGACGCAGCTTTGATTTCACCTTGAATGTGGAGCCTTTAAAGAAAAATCTTGTGAAGCCTCAGCACCAATATGAGATTATGATCGATCTAATTACAGACGAAACAACCAAACAAACACATGATGGAGTGGAAAGAGAGTACTTAACGCTTCACACTGTACCGGTTACAGGGGCAGACATCAAGATCAACGGCAAGACGTACGATCCAGCGGAACCGTATCAATATAAACCGCACCGTGATGAGGAAGTGAAGATTTCAGTTGAATTGCCTGAAGAGCTGAGTGAAGGGCGCTTCATTGAAGGGTTTGTACGCTTTGTACCAAAAGGAAGCTCGGTAAATGAACTGACGACACTTTCCGTACCGCTTATGGGGTACTACGGAGACTGGGATTCCATGGCGAATGTGGATGAAAGCCCGGTAACAGGGGATGCATTCTTGGGGTATACGGTCCTGTTCAATGAAATTGATTCGTTGCCGATCGGATATGATCCGGCCACTGGAACCTTCAATAAAGAAAAGATAGGCGTGTCATCACGATCCGTCAGTGAGGGGGCTTATCCTTCCTTCACCGCGCTGCGTAACCTGAAGGAAATGTCCCTGAGCATTCAGGATGAAAAAGGGAACACCATTAAAGAGATAAGCAACTTTAGTGAATTCACAGAGGATGGAAGTCCGTATAAGTTCAGAAAGAACATCATGAGCTACAGAAATTACTCTTATAAAATGGAAGGATTATTCTGGAATTCTACTGACGACGATGGGAAAACGATAAAGGATGGACAATATTATTACGTCTATACGAGCACGTTAAACTATGAGGGTGCTGAACCTCAAGAGACCAAGATTCCGATAAAAGTAGATTCCGAAGCTCCTAAAGTAGAAGACATCAAGGTGGAAGAAATGCCGGATGGAAACTACCATATCAGCTGGGATATAACAGACACGGGTACCGGTCCTCTTGGCAGCCTGCTTTGGGTGAACGGAAAGTCCCAACGGATTCAAAACGGGGGATCAGAGTACATCTCAAAAGTGAAACCGGAACTGGTCACAATCTCTGCCATAGACAATGCCCGGAATGTGGGGGTTGCGTATCAGGGGGATGAAACGTATTTAAACGCCGAACCGCTTATTAACTATTTAGGCATCAACAATGCTTCAAGCGTAAGTGAAACCAAGCCACTGCGCCTGACGCTCTTCGGATACAAACGCCTTGATTGGCATTTGGAAATTACCGATGCACAGGGGAACACACTTGAAGAAGCAGACATCCATGACGAACATTCCATCTATAACCTGCCATGGGCTCCTGACAGTGATTATCCGGATGGGGACTACTATGTGAAGGTTACTGTGAAGGATGAGAGTGGATTGACGCTGTCATCTGTTCCGAGGAAATTCACGGTTAAGCGATAG
- the rsgA gene encoding ribosome small subunit-dependent GTPase A, whose amino-acid sequence MELSKLGWNSSLAERFNEYKELGYEVGRIILEHKNIYRVITEGEELLAEVSGKFRHVAEERSEFPAVGDWVALSVRKEEKKATIHGILPRFSKFSRRASGESAEEQIVATNINTVFLVMSLNSDFNLRRIERYLITAWESGANPVIVLSKCDLCDDIESRINEIESIAPGVPIHAISATEGVGLEYLKGYCLEGETVALLGSSGVGKSTICNYLFGANKQQVKEIRDSDDKGKHTTTHRELIILPEGGVLIDTPGMRELQLWDVDNSMTKSFSDIEELAKYCKFSDCRHENEPACRVKQAIEEGMLDQKRYDNFKKFQKELAYLDRQTNKRTQLLEKEKWKKVSGDRTRSNRR is encoded by the coding sequence ATGGAATTATCGAAATTGGGTTGGAATTCATCATTGGCTGAAAGGTTTAATGAGTATAAGGAACTTGGTTATGAAGTAGGAAGAATTATTCTTGAACATAAAAACATTTACCGGGTTATAACCGAAGGAGAAGAACTGTTAGCAGAGGTGTCGGGTAAGTTCAGACACGTTGCAGAAGAAAGAAGCGAGTTTCCCGCTGTAGGGGATTGGGTGGCACTTTCTGTTCGGAAAGAAGAGAAAAAAGCTACTATACATGGGATTCTTCCCCGTTTCAGTAAATTTTCCAGAAGGGCTTCAGGTGAATCTGCCGAGGAGCAAATCGTGGCAACGAATATTAATACCGTGTTTTTAGTCATGTCTCTAAACAGTGATTTTAACCTCAGGCGGATAGAGAGATATCTTATTACAGCGTGGGAAAGTGGGGCAAATCCTGTTATTGTGTTGAGCAAATGTGATTTATGTGATGACATTGAATCACGTATCAACGAAATAGAAAGTATTGCTCCCGGAGTTCCAATCCATGCGATTAGTGCAACAGAAGGCGTTGGATTGGAATATTTGAAGGGATACTGTTTGGAAGGCGAGACAGTTGCACTTCTTGGTTCCTCTGGTGTAGGGAAATCAACAATATGCAACTATTTATTTGGAGCGAACAAACAGCAAGTAAAGGAAATCAGGGATAGCGATGATAAAGGGAAGCATACGACCACTCATAGAGAATTGATCATACTGCCAGAAGGAGGAGTCCTGATTGATACCCCTGGTATGAGAGAGCTGCAACTTTGGGATGTAGACAATAGTATGACAAAAAGCTTCTCAGATATTGAAGAATTAGCTAAATACTGCAAGTTCAGTGATTGCCGGCATGAAAATGAGCCAGCTTGTCGTGTGAAACAGGCTATTGAGGAAGGAATGCTGGATCAAAAACGATATGATAACTTCAAGAAGTTCCAGAAAGAACTAGCCTATTTAGACAGACAGACGAATAAAAGAACTCAGTTACTTGAAAAGGAAAAATGGAAGAAGGTCTCCGGTGATCGGACAAGGTCCAATAGAAGGTAG
- the nagA gene encoding N-acetylglucosamine-6-phosphate deacetylase: protein MKAVKADHIYTPEGIVENGYLLIEDGRISGITKEPPSCPIIALPGCSAIPGMIDLHIHGIAGHDTMDGSVSSLNEMSKSLAKYGVTGFLPTTLTHDPESIRKAVGAVRSAIGQTTGAEILGSYVEGPYITPEHKGAHPVEYMRELSIKEIEDLIDASHNTIKVLTIAPEKAHAMEVIRYLAGKGIHVSIGHTNADYETTNLAVSHGAKVAVHTFNGMRGFKHRDPGCLGAVLTNDDCLCECIADLHHVHPGAVKLLHKAKGRDNILLISDSMAATDLPDGDYTLGTMNVKVKDRIARTVETNSLAGSTTNLLDCLKNMTEVLDLPLEDILPMVGLNQAKLLNIDHEIGTLEIGKKANIAFIDQNWNVQATFVNGEVVWDMGTGTLSQEL, encoded by the coding sequence TTGAAAGCTGTGAAGGCTGACCACATATATACACCGGAAGGAATAGTTGAAAACGGGTACCTCCTCATTGAAGATGGGCGGATTTCAGGGATAACAAAGGAACCTCCATCATGTCCCATCATCGCTTTACCCGGTTGTTCTGCCATACCAGGAATGATTGATCTCCATATTCATGGAATCGCGGGACATGATACGATGGATGGAAGTGTCTCTTCCCTAAACGAGATGTCTAAGTCCCTTGCCAAATACGGCGTAACAGGGTTCCTGCCTACAACACTCACCCACGATCCCGAAAGTATCCGCAAGGCGGTTGGAGCAGTAAGAAGTGCCATCGGTCAAACGACAGGAGCCGAAATTCTCGGTTCCTATGTGGAGGGTCCATATATCACACCTGAACATAAAGGGGCACACCCTGTCGAGTACATGCGGGAGCTTTCTATTAAAGAAATAGAAGACCTGATTGATGCGTCGCATAACACCATAAAAGTCCTCACGATTGCGCCGGAAAAAGCTCATGCCATGGAGGTCATCCGCTACCTAGCGGGTAAGGGGATCCATGTTTCAATTGGTCATACCAATGCAGACTATGAAACCACGAATCTTGCTGTCTCCCATGGAGCAAAAGTCGCGGTCCATACATTCAACGGAATGCGGGGCTTCAAGCACCGTGACCCGGGATGCCTCGGCGCGGTCCTGACCAATGATGACTGCCTGTGTGAATGCATCGCAGACCTCCATCATGTCCATCCGGGGGCGGTCAAACTATTACATAAAGCAAAAGGAAGAGACAACATCCTATTAATAAGCGATTCCATGGCTGCCACCGACTTACCTGACGGTGATTACACTCTAGGAACAATGAACGTGAAAGTCAAGGACCGGATTGCCAGGACCGTAGAAACCAACTCCTTGGCGGGTAGTACAACGAATCTGTTAGACTGTCTTAAGAATATGACAGAGGTGCTGGACCTCCCCCTTGAGGACATTTTGCCAATGGTCGGTCTAAACCAGGCAAAGCTACTAAACATCGATCACGAAATCGGGACCCTAGAAATCGGCAAAAAAGCCAATATCGCCTTCATAGACCAAAACTGGAACGTCCAAGCCACATTCGTCAATGGGGAAGTGGTGTGGGACATGGGGACAGGCACCCTGTCCCAAGAATTATAG